The DNA sequence GAAGCGGGAACACTTTTCCGTCCTCACGTACCGTTATATCTTCACATCACCCCTCCACGTCACCGCCCCTCTTTCAAACCTTCCATTAGAGCTTATTCCAATTtacaggtctctctctctctctcttctctctctccttctctctctccctctccctctccctctctccctcctctctctatctctctccctctctccctctcaacTGAgcttgatttattggattgcaacaTAGGGAGAATACAAAGGACCGAAGCCAAAAAAAGAAGTGATAGCAGATTGGGTAGCGAGCAATGACGACGTCGTTCGATCCTTACCTGTTTACGTTGGAGGCTTTTCTTTACTAGCTGTTTTATTCAATCGCACATTTTCTGGTGTTGCTCTTGTTGCTGATGCTAGCAGGTAAATTTCCTTATTTCATTCGGCTCGTACGCGTTGTAATGTGAGTTTGTGTTGTGCTGGGAAATCAATTAATGTGGATATGATTGCGTACGTTTTGATTATGGTTTTAGAGTAGGTATTGTTTAATTTCTGAAAAGTTAGTCTAATTGTTAAGTTCTTTCTCATCATTTGTGGAATGTGTTTGTTCCTTGGTTTAATTGGAAGCATTTCACCTAAGTATGCTACGTTtgtgattttaatgaatttgagagGCAGTTCCAATTTAGAAGGAAAATGTGAAGACCCCACAATTTAAAGTTAGGTGTTACTCTATCTCATGGAATTTTACAAGCAATGGTCCTTTATTACTGTTGATGTGAATGATATTAGGGACCAATCTAGTAGGAGTATATAATAGGCAGGGTCCTGGTCCCTGTCATATGTATGCCAGGGAATTATTAACCAACATATCATTTTctggccgttggatgaatatcgaGCGGCCAGTATTATAACAAGATTCTAATATGTCTAGCGCTTTTTAAGCGCTGGACGTAAGTTATAATCCTGACTGATGGATATATTCATCCAACAGCCAGAAAATGATATGTTGGTTAAGATTTCCTTGACATACATATGTCAGGGAACATGACCCTTGAAAGGCAACATAATAGATAGGCTTAAAGGCTTTAAATGAGCTGATACACTTGTGAATGGCTCAACCCCATTTGGTTCGAGTGTGGTTAGGTTCATAAACTAGTCGAtcttgaaaactattttaaggGTCGATTTGTAAATGATCCGAAATTGCTCATAGTTCATGAATAAGTTCACAAGTAAGGTcataattatactccctccgtcccaaaatacatgtcactttgacttttttcacgtaatttgagatgcaaaaataatatacttctacatattatttttcaaaatttctttttctgaataaaaatttaacatctatatttttattcagaaaaggaaattttgaaaaataatatgtagaagtatattatttttgcatctcaaattacgtggaaaaagtcaaagtgacatgtattttgggacggagggagtacttaattTGAGTATTAGTGGTTTGTGAACAAATTTGATAATTAGACttagtatatatgtatgtttgattatcaaaatattatttattagtatcattaattagactacattatcatatatattaggTAATAAAACTATATCATAGCTTAATTTTATCTCTTGCACGGGTGAGGAATAGCGTAATGCTTAATTTCAGGATTCCTATATTTGGACATTAAAGTTATATTGTCTATATGTCCGGCGATGTCTTGCATGTCcttcggttagataataaattttcttgaataaaagaAATTCATCTTCAGGTGTTACGTTGTTGTACAAGTATCTACAACCctgacaaaaaatatatatattatatagttctaatggaaaatttttaaatactaaataaaagtatatcataatttattgtaacaatatatttactatttatgcATGAtcataaacaaatgaaaaacgTCATGAGTATTGCTCATGAGTTGTTCACGAGCAAAAGCTCGTGAGAAAGCTTTGAGTCATGCCCACGTGTTGTTCTTTCGTGAACAATATTTATCCAAACAGCCGagctcaaacaatttttttgactcgattgaagctCGAGTAGTTCAAAACGATAAATGATCACTCCACAGTTGGCTTGGCTCAGCTCATTTATAGCCTTAGATGGActtatcttatttttatatggagcaattcatattattttgatttttgcttTTCACTAttctaataaatataattaatcatatacatacatatatgcgtgtgtgtgtgtctgtattCAGTTATATATTCACTTAGTAtaactatataattttatttgccACACTCATAATAATCACATTTGTAGCCATCTTTTAGAATCTCTTGGTACTCTGGTTTGTGATTCTTCATATTGCTTCTATGTCACTTCTTTTATCTACTTAAAAGGATGTCAAATCTTGCATCTCAGCTCACAGTCTAGAGCTGATCTTCTGACACTTGGCCTGGCAgtaacaaatattttaactgGTCTGGTTTGGCTTTCCATCCGACCTAAAACTATATATGTGGTAAGGTTTCATTCTTCTACTCAACAAACTTGTTGATTCACAGTCCCAATTCCATCCTCTACGTCATTAATATTTCTTACATGCACATGGACTCGTTACTACAACAAATTGATAAGGTTCGTATGTCGTTGTCTATGGTTTCAGGTGAATCCTGAAGGTGTAGAGTGTCAAAGAATATGCACTGACCTTCCTGATGATGTTGTTTCTGAATTGCTATGGTACAACTCCTCACTTGCTGAACAATTTAATAAGTTCCAtctctcttctttttctttttgctagTTTAAATTACAATTTTTCATTCTGTCTAATCATTCAAGACCATATTGGAAATCCTGAACTTGTCCTTAAATGGAATTTTCTCTTGCCCATTTtgcaaaaagttaaaaaattagGAATCGTTTATGGTTATACTGGACCATGATTAGCAAATTGTTTGATGAGAAGTATTAGCTTAATATATGAAAGACCTTTGCTTGAAGCTTCTAATGGTAGGTAACTAACATTATGCACAAGTTGCTTGTTTATATCAAAGGTAAAcagatatgtgtgtgtgtgtgtgagagagagagagagagctgatAAAGATGAAGTAAATATAATAGCCTCTTAATAAACAAGTGGATAAATTTGGTCCGATAGAAATCCTTATTCAACTCAGGCTACTCAGCAACATTATTAATCTTTTTAAATTGCTTATCCCTTCTCTGCCTAGGTAAAACCACCAACATTTTTTGTAACAGATGTAACTGCTTAATACAATACGGAAGGGTCCATACAATACAGTGAAACTAAGAGCAAGTCTGATGATCAtcactccaatgcaatgctaaaCCGGGATGCAAAATAGAAAAATGCTATATTTGGTTCTATAATAGAATCAAATATAGATGTCGCTATAATTACCACCTGAGCATGCAAGTGTGAAAATGGATGATTAAAAGGTAGCATGCACTTTCTGTAGTATGGATAGACACAATTTGATTCCTTAATAAAGTTatttggttttattttaaaactctGCATTCGATTTATAGCAGTAGCTATACGTAATTTAGCATGCATTGGACTTGATCTAACAGATATATATCTGCTTGATAAAGTTTGTTGTCAACCAAGCCATTGCAAGCTCATCAATATCTCTGATCTGCAGATTGTCCATATAGAACTGTTAGTGACATACACACAAATATGTCAGCCTTCCCCATTTAGGCCGGACGGAAAAGGTTTTTTCTTATAATGAAATATGCATCCAATAGGCAATCTATGCAGGGAGTCTGGCAGTGTATTTTTGGATGGTTTCTTTAGATTAAATGTATCCAAAGCAATGGATCCTAATGCAAAATTTCTATTGTTATAATATGGATCTTAGAAAGCATGTAACAAATGCTAACCTCTAACATTGGGAAGTTTATCACTAGAAAGCGCATGCCAAATAGCTACATCAGGATACACCTGCAATTGCTCATTTCATTTTTTGTTAGGGCATGGGAGTCAGTATTGAAGGTGACATGCTGCAGATCTCTTGTTATTGTTTATGATAATAGATGTGTCCTCCAAATTGGATTTGCTGCTGCATCTTCTTCTCACGTAGGCGAACCTCTCCTAGTGGATGCTAGTAAACTGATGCAAGGGTCATTATATCAAAGTGCTATAAAATCCGGATCGCGTAAGCAATATTCATGCAGTTCTTTACTTTTTTCGAGTAGTCTGActttaaaattgaaaagaacaataaaaataaaatttacctaTTCTTTCAGAGAGTTACCTGGCCAACCTATCTCTCTATCCTGGGAAGTCCCAGCTGCCATTTCTTCCGTCAAATACACAGGTATGCATAGTTCCTAATCATACCAAAGTACAAGATGGTTTCAATTTTTATTCTGACACtgatataagatatataacAGAGAACTGCTCACTTTCCGAAAAGAACCTTCTCATTTGTTTTCAACTCTCCGTTATAAATGTAACCCATTTATAGTGTAATTTAATCTACTTAATTGCTCTTTAGGTTCAAGTGTTTCTCTTTCTATTTGAACTCTTTCTGTTTGAACTAGCAAGTTCAGATTATGATTGTCGTTGATATATTGTGTGATTCGGTAGGCAGTAATCTTGCAACCTCTTGGAGACAAAGGAATTGCAGTAATTGGTGGTGACACGATTAGGGGCTTTACAACTTCTGATCAggtgtttgtttttttaaattttgaagttTATAGACAATAGTGTTTGATTGCTGACTTCCAAGTTCCAATTGTAAAGTGTTGATTGTACCAATAAACCTAGTTTTAGCACTCATACATTCTGCAATAATCTATCACTTCTCCTAGAATTTTACATGATTACAACTTGATGTCAAATGTGCAATTAAGTATTTTCCCATCGATAAGTTATTTAGAATAAGTTCTGCTAACCTGCGAGGCCCCAACTGACAGCAGACTGTAACTGCTTCCTCAAAGATCATCTGCTGCAATTTATTAATACCATCTTACAAGATTAGTTAATCATGCTCCAGTGTCAACTTCAAATAATGACAATCCGATGGCCATTTGTGGAATTAATATACTAATGACCCTTTTTCTATTTATCCTCCCGTCTACAGGCATGGATTACAATGATCGGAGACAAGTTGGATGCTACTTTAGCAAAGAATCTTATTGCTGTTCCGATGGCAACACAAGATAGAAGTTGAAATTGATGATACTTTGAGATCCACATTTCCTTTCCCGAAGGTAAATCGTCATTGTAATATTACTATAAGTCCTTCTGATTAAATTATTGCTAGaactgtttttttaaaattttcacaaTGCAGAAAGTTCATATTCAAGCAACTTTCCTTTGTTTGTTATCCAAGCACTTGCTGACTTTTCAAGGAAATGTCATTGATATATCCTGGAACTCCTTCCTTATGTAAATTGTgtgcttatatatataaatgagtaCATGCATATGACTAATTAGGTATTACAAATAGGTCCGGTCCTCTATTTTTGTCATTTAGTTTAATGGCCTAATATCCTTAGATGTGCACCATTTTTTTTCCTGGTACATCTATAATATCTCTCTTCTAAGTTTCCCACTAGGTTCTTAGAAGCTAGAGGGGGTAGGGACGTTGGTAATGCTTAGAACTTCCTGATGTTTCTGTAGGCCGTAGGGTCAATTTATGTGCTATTGCAAGTGCTGATGGCTACAAGTAGTTACTCTTTTTCTCTCCAGTTTTCTGTTAACAGTTGTACTCATTTacgattatttttttatagatcTTTATCTGAATTCGTGACACTGTCTAATTACTTTAATTAAAATTCTCATCTAGCTCACTGGCCAAGTCTTATGACTGGCTAACTGAAGTTGATTAAGCTTTTGTATAACAACCATGCTTTGTTTCAATTGTAATTTTAATTGCATGATATATGCAATACTGTCTCTTACTAATTTCCAACCTTCTAGCTAAAAGTTTCATTCTCTATGTATAAGATAAACAGACTTTTCAATGCATGTATATGACTGAAAAGTATTCGATATTTCATTTAATGACTTCTAGTACAAACGTACCATTTcacatatattacaaaaaaaggaagaagaaaTTTACAGCTATTTAGAACTTTGTGCTTTGTTCTATATGTTTCCAAATGTATGCCTATAGCTATAAGAATGAATATTTTGTATAAACCTATGAAGAATGGGGAAATGAAGGGTAGTGGTTGGTAAACCTGaactacatatatgtatatgtgcctttaaatgatttataCATTATTACCACTCTCAAGACCTCTGCCACGGCAGTAAACCATTTCCAGGATCAGCCATGTTAGCTAAAACAAAGTCTCTCAAGCCAGTGTCCCAAACTTCACAGAAGCGTAGCCGCCAATCGGGCGGCTCAATCGCCTCTGTACCCAATCCAGGTGCCCTATCTCTTGACCCTTCTTTTCGGTTGTCTTTCCAATCAGCCACATAGGTAGCAACTCTTCTGAAAAACTTCACTTTAAAGGTCTCCCACACCTGGTACTTGTAGTGATTAATCACTGCAATGCTTTGTGGCAAATTGAGATGAGTATATCCCTTCTTTAGATGAAAATGGTGCACCACAGTGAGAAGTGTGTCGTCAAGTGCATCAGGACGTACAATAGATTTATGCCTCTCGGGATATTGGAGCCTGCAAGTGTACCCTGCTATGACTCCTTGTAAGGGTGGTGATCTTAACCCGGATGGTCCAAAGCTGCGACAAGTTGTTCTTATCTCCGCGATTGATGTTGATGAAAAATTTGCAACCATGTGTCGCAGGGAATCCTGACCAGGgaaaactaaatttttattcctgCGTTGGCTGCGTGTTGGAATTGGGAAGTAGAAATATTCATCAACATCCATGAAGGAGACCCAGTTACATTCATCTTTGGCTCTGAGAGCACAATGTGAAAAACCCGCTTCTTGTGTCTTAATCCAAGGCCACATATGTCTGCTGACATTGTACCCTTCACGATCAAGCTCTTCTGTAGCATCCTTAATTCCATCATCGCTATTGTTATCATATATAAACCATCTCCCAACCCCAAGCCAGGCATGATAAATTATCCATTCCCGAATTGCAGAAGCCTGGTTCCATACCATTGTACATGCACAGAGCTCGTATTTTTTCTTCTGATTAACCATTACTTTCGAGTTAGAAAGTTTAGCAACTGAAGGCATAAGCTCGTAATCTTTACCTCTGGCATGAACATGACGGGTCACTCCAATCGTGACTCGAATCCCTTCAGCCTTCTCAGGACGACTCCTAATGCTTTGCGGCAACAAACACCTAACAACCTCTTGAGCAGCCGTAATTGCCTTGGTTGTAAGCACAAACCTCTCATCCCTCTCCCAGTTTCCCAACCCAAAATGACAACTAAATTGAGTTGGGTCTGACTCTCTATCCTGCCTCAAATTCAATCCCTTAGCAAAAACCACTGCAGTCTCCCCGTCCAGCACCGCCTCATAAACAACCTTCTCCCAAGAATTAACTTTCCAATTCCTTCCCCATAAACTCTCATCTCCGTCATAATAGCTCAAACTTCTGCCTAACCACACCAAATCCACCACTTTCAAGTAATTCATCTGTGGAAGTGGGCACCTAACAATAAAACGATCATCTGTATATTCATCAACTGACAAACTATTACTTGTCACCCTACCAATCTTGTTACTATCAGATTCattgaaaaaacttgtaccaTAAATACATTCCAACCTATCATTCTTCCCAATCATCAAATCATTTCCAGCTCTTCTCGAAACCAATAACAAAATTTGATCAGGAAAACGAACCTGATCCTCAATCCTATACGTGTCTGCAGAATTTatcgaagaagatgaagataaCACTGACAAGCTAGAAGAAGCAAGAATTGAAACCGACTGAAGAGAAGAGGGTGTGATCACAATCTTATTGTGATACGACCAGAAAAAGAGTGAAGTGAATAAAACCAACAAGATAAACGACTTAACACTTACAGAGCTAAGCTTAATTTTACTTAAACTCTGTTTTCTCCTGCGCCGTTGCTCAGAAGAATCCATTATTTTGACAGCCTGAATTCTGGGTATTGATTGTTGAAGGGTGGCTTAGCTTATACACATATCTACAGTAATACTGATATATGCACTGATCCGCAGTTTATGTGTATGTATGcaggtatatgtatatatgaagaAAAGAGTTGTGTGCAGCACGTAGAATTCAAGCTCTGTGAAAGTCTGGAAGATGATCAAGTATGACAGGGAATCTgttgaatattaatatttatatatgcctATATTTTGTTTTCTATCCTTGGGCCAAATCAGAGTAAGACTAATTGGAGAATGATAGTAAAGTGTGTCCTTCCTTTTTTTTGGTAGGTCAAATATGCAGGCTTGCTAGCTTCAGTTATTTATCACCATTCAGCGAGCAAGAACATGTAGCAAAAATTGTAGACTTATACAGTACTTGCACAGCCCCTACGACACATATATCTCGGTTCGACTCTCTGTTACTCTCAATATTCCCATAAAGCTAATTGTATTGATGAACTTCGGAgccatatataaatatcaatagTTTTGTTGAAGTATTATTTCAATGTCAATACACCTGataattcaatttatattttgttgaatagtCTTTTGTGGTCGGCAAGTCGACTGAAAATAATTGCtgcataaaattattattgactTAATAATTAGTTTACTTGGATTGTGATATATGAGAAGGACGTGAGTAGTGGCGTGTATAGTTGTACTCATTCTTCTTGTGAGTATTCATGGTATTGGACTACTTTGTGAGCCCATGTTCCATTTCTAATATGTTACTCAACTTATTTCCGGGTGCTTTTTTTAATTAGGAAGATTATTGaaactataatatattattattttattaagctGGCAGTACGTGAGTTGTTGGGTATCAAATACTTTAGGCTAGTTAAACAATCCCACGTTTTCTGTTAATCAATAACAAAAAAGTTttgctttgttttattttatcaaaaaaaaaaagtttttgtttttgtgtcaTGGAGaggtggcaatatcagacacgacccgaaacccgacacgaatccgacccaacccgaaatctgatttactgagacaaaaacccgaaagtgacctgAAAATCACCCGATTGACCTGAAATgatccgaaattagaatttcatttctaataacttcaattttcagtttacctttacccgaaattgccacacCTAGTGTCATGTATGATGACGGTTCGTTCCTATATGGTTTTTATACGGGTATCATTTTCTGATGTGTTTTGAATCTTTTGATAGTACGTGAAGTTGTTATTGACCACATATATGATGGTAATTAaatgttattaaaaaatttgtgtGTTTTTTGATAATTCTATTTGATTATGCATCTAGCCAAGCCGCCAAGGATTTACTACTTGATAAGATTTTCTTGGGGTTATTATACTTATCCCATTATTTTTATCCTTTACGATGTATtatgttcaatttttttatgttcctttatcttgtttatatttttggttTCAAGTATTTTggcttttaaaaatatacactaAAGACTCAATTTAAATTTCGAATTTAGTTATCATAAAGCTTTAACGGCTTATTTTAAATtcctaaattcatttaattgaCCGAACGAAATCACCATTTTTCTGGGATGTTAGGAGAGAGAAATTGTCATAGACGGAAGCAACTCATCTCATATCACAATTCCATGTGACGGGAATCTTGAGATTCTCTCTCAATTATTATCTGTTATAGTGTCCTAATTACGTTATTGATCTTTTATTTTCTGTTGAATTCAAGAATTTTGATTTGTTCTTTCATAATCACCGCTTCTTATTTTTCGTTCGCTAAACCTTTTTTCGGTGGTATATTATTATTCTACTTCGCCTTGACGTTTAGTAGTCCAGCGTATGCTTTGACGTTTAGTAGTCCAGCATACGCTGTCCAGCGTATCCTTTTCATAAATGACTGATTTgaacttattatttttgaaaaacaactagttttctcaatttttcaaaattaaccaatttaattatatgaaaCCTCCCTAAATAGGAGCAATACGAGGAAAAGGCTGTCCCTTGTAAGGGCGACCCAAACTGTATCAAAAATTAACATAGGTCGCCTTTACACGAACGGCCTTTGCTGGTTTGCTTATACTAACTCCTGTATACAaacaaacatttaaaatatcaattatgttatagaatattttataatattatattataatatcaaaaaagttatcatattgttatatattattattttgatatattatattattacaaatacatatatgttatatatttttggacCGAACGGTATcatttcaaatgaaataaattttgaatcacAAGTCGTAAAAGAGTCCATAACGGTTTGTTGGGCCACTGAAATAATCGCAAAGGCCCAATTTCTTTCCATACTAGTAGTATTGTTTTCTCAAAACCCAAGTATTAAAGTCTCATGGATATAAGTATACCTGCCAAAGGCCCAAACctaaaaggaaaaacagaaacaaGGCATGGATTAAGAATTTTGGTCGAATAAAATATCCGGCCCATAGGATTAAGTATATGCCCAATTAAGGTCGAGAAATAAACAAGTACATAATTACTGTATATCACTATCATAGAATTATTATCTTTCGACCGTTTGACGTAAATTATTCAGAAGATATTGTTTAAAAAATGTATCtcaaaatgaatatataattgagatcataaataaatgaattattATCTTTCGActgtttgtaaaaaaaatagatctatcattaaatattgAAATGCATTTGCAAATTAATCAATGAATTAtagattaataataattaaaataaaaattaattaatttcatctAAATACGTATGAATAAAGTTATAGAATTCAAATCGAAATAACAATTTTTAGCAATTAAATAGTTAAATTAGCAATTTTTTAAAAGTGtatttcatataaatttattcaTCGGCAAATGATTAACGACCATATTTTCAAAGAACAACGCAATGTGTTGCTGTATTTTAATTCGGTGTATATATAATCCCCCTCATTGTATCTAAAGCCCCTCTCTCTGCAAGAAATATACATACAATCTCTCCCAAGTCCCAACTAGCTATATCTCTCTCCCAGCTTTGTCTTTATCATCTCTCTCCAGAGGGAGACAGAGAGATTTAAGTACTTCAAGAATAAAGGGTGTAcccaataatacataaatactgcatacatacatataaaaagttAGCCAAGACTTCATCTTTGCAGGGAATTTTTAGTTTCTGGGTGCTGAATTTGAAGCTTTGGGCTGCCCTGGCATCAAAGATCGGTGCTTTTCTGGTGAATTTCCTGttcttgattgtttttgttgtataaatttgtgtatatagatgtttgttcttgttttgtgtgtttttttgttTGTGATTAAGTAATGCGAATTGTTTTTTCGAAAAAGTAGTGATTTTGATTGATAATCTTGCTGGGGTTTTAGTTATGAGTTGATTgattgtgtgtttgtgttttttggTAGATGTTTAGGTTGTGATGTTTAGATTGTTGAAGAAGAATTGAAGATATGAATGAAGCATGAAATTATGAGTTAATTACGTAAATGGAGAGGTTTAGAGGTGATTTTTGTAGAATTAGGCAAGTAATAAGTGAGTTGTCGTGTATTCCCCTGAATCATTTGACTTTTGTCTGTGGATGAATGAATTATGTGTTTACTTGACCGGGGATTTTTATTTAATCGATTTTGATGCTATTCAGCAATGTTAGATTATTGTGAGGTTGTGTATTTATTGTAATTTCTTTAGGTATA is a window from the Daucus carota subsp. sativus chromosome 8, DH1 v3.0, whole genome shotgun sequence genome containing:
- the LOC108200031 gene encoding protein COFACTOR ASSEMBLY OF COMPLEX C SUBUNIT B CCB4, chloroplastic yields the protein MEAGTLFRPHVPLYLHITPPRHRPSFKPSIRAYSNLQGEYKGPKPKKEVIADWVASNDDVVRSLPVYVGGFSLLAVLFNRTFSGVALVADASSSQSRADLLTLGLAVTNILTGLVWLSIRPKTIYVVNPEGVECQRICTDLPDDVVSELLWAWESVLKVTCCRSLVIVYDNRCVLQIGFAAASSSHVGEPLLVDASKLMQGSLYQSAIKSGSQSYLANLSLYPGKSQLPFLPSNTQAVILQPLGDKGIAVIGGDTIRGFTTSDQAWITMIGDKLDATLAKNLIAVPMATQDRS
- the LOC108200030 gene encoding glycosyltransferase family 92 protein RCOM_0530710, translated to MDSSEQRRRRKQSLSKIKLSSVSVKSFILLVLFTSLFFWSYHNKIVITPSSLQSVSILASSSLSVLSSSSSINSADTYRIEDQVRFPDQILLLVSRRAGNDLMIGKNDRLECIYGTSFFNESDSNKIGRVTSNSLSVDEYTDDRFIVRCPLPQMNYLKVVDLVWLGRSLSYYDGDESLWGRNWKVNSWEKVVYEAVLDGETAVVFAKGLNLRQDRESDPTQFSCHFGLGNWERDERFVLTTKAITAAQEVVRCLLPQSIRSRPEKAEGIRVTIGVTRHVHARGKDYELMPSVAKLSNSKVMVNQKKKYELCACTMVWNQASAIREWIIYHAWLGVGRWFIYDNNSDDGIKDATEELDREGYNVSRHMWPWIKTQEAGFSHCALRAKDECNWVSFMDVDEYFYFPIPTRSQRRNKNLVFPGQDSLRHMVANFSSTSIAEIRTTCRSFGPSGLRSPPLQGVIAGYTCRLQYPERHKSIVRPDALDDTLLTVVHHFHLKKGYTHLNLPQSIAVINHYKYQVWETFKVKFFRRVATYVADWKDNRKEGSRDRAPGLGTEAIEPPDWRLRFCEVWDTGLRDFVLANMADPGNGLLPWQRS